In a genomic window of Chrysemys picta bellii isolate R12L10 chromosome 1, ASM1138683v2, whole genome shotgun sequence:
- the LOC112061336 gene encoding olfactory receptor 52P1-like, translated as MASFNLTPSDPPTFILMGIPGLEAAHIWISIPFSMFYIIGLLGNFMVLFVVGKEETLHKPMYLLLCMLALTDIAMSTSVMPKALCIFWFNLKSITVGGCLIQLFFLHAGSMTHSAVLVTMAFDRYVAICNPLRYTTILTNERIAKLGLVGLMRAVLLVLPIPLLLSRQPFCANHIIPHTYCEHMAVSKMSCGDTTVNRTHGLVITFVVIGLDLMLIALSYSLIIRAVLKISHKEAHQKAINTCTAHICVMLTTYTPFLFTTLTHRFGQGIAPHVHIILANLYFLIPPMLNPIIYGVKTKELRDKVGKCPCRM; from the coding sequence ATGGCATCTTTCAACCTCACCCCCTCAGACCCTCCAACATTCATCCTAATGGGCATCCCTGGCCTGGAAGCTGCCCACAtctggatttccatccctttctctatGTTCTACATTATTGGCCTGTTGGGAAATTTCATGGTTCTGTTTGTTGTAGGGAAAGAAGAAACCCTGCACAAGCCAATGTacctgctgctctgcatgctggcacTCACAGACATCGCCATGTCTACCTCCGTCATGCCAaaggcactgtgtatattttggttcaatttgaaaAGCATTACTGTGGGTGGCTGCCTCATCCAATTATTCTTCCTTCACGCGGGTTCTATGACACATTCAGCCGTCCTTGTGACAATGGCCTTTGATCGCTATGTTGCCATATGTAACCCTCTGCGATACACCACCATCCTCACCAACGAAAGAATAGCTAAGCTAGGGCTAGTGGGTTTGATGAGAGCTGTTCTCCTCGTTCTGCCAATTCCCCTTCTCCTGAGCAGGCAGCCATTCTGTGCCAATCACATTATCCCCCACACGTACTGTGAGCACATGGCTGTGTCAAAAATGTCATGTGGGGACACCACAGTCAACAGGACACATGGCTTGGTGATAACATTTGTAGTCATCGGGTTAGACCTGATGCTCATTGCCCTGTCCTACAGTCTGATCATCAGGGCCGTCCTTAAAATCTCCCATAAGGAAGCCCACCAGAAAGCCAtcaacacctgcacagcccacatctgtgtgatgctgaCAACTTATACTCCCTTCCTCTTCACCACTCTGACACACAGGTTTGGTCAGGGCATCGCTCCCCATGTTCACATCATCTTGGCCAACCTCTATTTCCTCATCCCCCCCATGCTCAACCCTATCATTTATGGAgtcaaaaccaaagagcttcGTGACAAAGTGGGCAAATGCCCCTGCAGAATGTGA
- the LOC101934116 gene encoding olfactory receptor 52P1-like — translation MVAFNLTPSDPSTFILTGMPGLEAAHIWISIPFSMFYIIGLLGNFMVLYVVGKEQTLHKPMYLLLCMLAFTDITMSTSVVPKALCIFWFNLKGITVGGCLTQLFFLNAGSMTHSAVLVTMAFDRYVAICNPLRYTTILTNTRIAKLGLVGLMRAVLLVLPIPLLLSRLSFCANHIIPHTYCEHMAVSKMSCGDTTLNRTYGLVITFVVMGLDLTLIALSYGLIIRAILKISHKEAHQKAINTCTAHICVMLTTYTPFLFTTLTHRFGQGIAPHVHIILANLYFLISPMLNPIIYGVKTKELRDKVGKCPCRI, via the coding sequence ATGGTAGCTTTCAACCTCACCCCCTCTGACCCTTCAACATTCATCCTAACGGGCATGCCTGGCCTGGAAGCTGCCCACAtctggatttccatccctttctctatGTTCTATATTATTGGCCTATTGGGAAATTTCATGGTTCTGTATGTTGTAGGGAAAGAGCAAACCCTGCACAAGCCGATGTATCTGCTGCTCTGCAtgttggcattcacagacatCACCATGTCTACCTCTGTCGTGCCAaaggcactgtgtatattttggttcaatttgaaaGGCATTACTGTGGGTGGCTGCCTCACCCAGTTGTTCTTCCTGAATGCGGGGTCTATGACACACTCAGCTGTCCTCGTGACAATGGCCTTTGATCGCTATGTTGCCATATGTAACCCTCTGAGATATACCACCATCCTCACCAACACACGGATAGCTAAGCTAGGGCTAGTGGGTTTGATGAGAGCTGTTCTCCTCGTTCTGCCAATTCCCCTTCTCCTGAGCAGGCTGTCATTCTGTGCCAATCACATTATCCCCCACACGTACTGTGAGCACATGGCTGTGTCGAAAATGTCATGTGGGGACACCACACTCAACAGGACGTACGGCTTGGTGATAACATTTGTAGTCATGGGGTTAGACCTGACGCTCATTGCCCTCTCCTACGGTCTGATCATCAGGGCCATCCTTAAAATCTCCCATAAGGAAGCCCACCAGAAAGCCAtcaacacctgcacagcccacatctgtgtgatgctgaCAACTTATACTCCCTTCCTCTTCACCACTCTGACACACAGGTTTGGTCAGGGCATCGCTCCCCATGTTCACATCATCTTGGCCAACCTCTATTTCCTCATCTCCCCCATGCTCAACCCTATCATTTATGGAgtcaaaaccaaagagcttcGTGACAAAGTGGGCAAATGCCCCTGCAGAATATGA
- the LOC135972250 gene encoding olfactory receptor 52P1-like has product MAAFNLTPSDPSTFILMGIPGLEAAHIWISIPFSMFYIIGLLGNFMVLCVVGKEQTLHKPMYLLLCMLAFTDITMSTSVVPKALCIFWFNLKGITVGGCLTQLFFLHAGSMTHSAVLVTMAFDRYVAICNPLRYATILTNARIAKLGLVGLTRAVLLILPIPLLLNRQPFCANHIIPHTYCEHMAVSKMSCGDTTLNRTYGLVITFVVIGLDLTLIALSYGQITRAVLRISSKTAHQKALNTCTAHICVMLTSCTPFLFTTLTHRFGQGIPPHVHILLANLYFLLPPMLNPIIYGVKTKELREKVGKYPCRM; this is encoded by the coding sequence ATGGCAGCTTTCAACCTCACCCCCTCGGACCCTTCAACATTCATCCTaatgggcattcctggcctggaagctgcccacatctggatttccatccctttctctatGTTCTATATTATTGGCCTATTGGGAAATTTCATGGTTCTGTGTGTTGTAGGGAAAGAGCAAACCCTGCACAAGCCGATGTATCTGCTGCTCTGCAtgttggcattcacagacatCACCATGTCTACCTCTGTTGTGCCAAaagcactgtgtatattttggttcaatttgaaaGGCATTACTGTGGGTGGCTGCCTCACCCAGTTGTTCTTCCTGCATGCGGGGTCTATGACACACTCAGCCGTCCTCGTGACAATGGCCTTTGATCGCTATGTTGCCATATGTAACCCTCTGAGATATGCCACCATCCTCACCAATGCACGAATAGCTAAGCTAGGGCTTGTGGGTTTGACAAGAGCTGTTCTCTTAATTCTGCCAATTCCCCTTCTCCTGAACAGGCAGCCATTCTGTGCCAACCACATTATCCCCCACACGTACTGTGAGCACATGGCTGTGTCGAAAATGTCATGTGGGGACACCACACTGAACAGGACGTACGGCTTGGTGATAACATTTGTAGTCATCGGGTTAGACCTGACGCTCATTGCCCTGTCCTATGGTCAGATCACCAGGGCCGTCCTCAGAATCTCCTCCAAGACAGCTCACCAGAAAGCCCtcaacacctgcacagcccaTATCTGTGTGATGCTGACATCTTGTACTCCCTTCCTCTTCACGACTCTGACACACCGGTTCGGTCAAGGCATTCCTCCTCATGTTCACATCCTTTTAGCCAACCTctatttcctccttccccccatgctcaaccctatcatttatggggtcaaaaccaaagagcttcGTGAGAAAGTGGGCAAATACCCCTGCAGAATGTGA
- the LOC101936440 gene encoding olfactory receptor 52P1-like, protein MAAFNLTPSDPSTFILTGIPGLEAAHIWISIPFSMFYIIGLLGNFMVLCVVGKEQTLHKPMYLLLCMLAFTDITMSTSVVPKALCIFWFNLKGITVDGCLTQLFFLHAGSMTHSAVLVTMAFDRYVAICNPLRYTTILTNTRIAKLGLVGLMRAVLLVLPIPLLLSRLSFCANHIIPHTYCEHMAVLKMSCGDTTLNRTYGLVVTFVVMGLDLTLIALSYSLIIRAILKISHKEAHQKAINTCTAHICVMLTTYTPFLFSILTHRFGQGIAPHVHIILANVYVLISPMLNPIIYGVKTKELRDKVGKCPCRI, encoded by the coding sequence ATGGCAGCTTTCAACCTCACCCCCTCTGACCCTTCAACATTCATCCTAACGGGTATTCCTGGCCTGGAAGCTGCCCACAtctggatttccatccctttctctatGTTCTATATTATTGGCCTATTGGGAAATTTCATGGTTCTGTGTGTTGTAGGGAAAGAGCAAACCCTGCACAAGCCGATGTATCTGCTGCTCTGCAtgttggcattcacagacatCACCATGTCTACCTCTGTCGTGCCAaaggcactgtgtatattttggttcaatttgaaaGGCATTACTGTGGATGGCTGCCTCACCCAGTTGTTCTTCCTGCATGCGGGGTCTATGACACATTCAGCCGTCCTCGTGACAATGGCCTTTGATCGCTATGTTGCCATATGTAACCCTCTGAGATATACCACCATCCTCACCAACACACGGATAGCTAAGCTAGGGCTAGTGGGTTTGATGAGAGCTGTTCTCCTCGTTCTGCCAATTCCCCTTCTCCTGAGCAGGCTGTCATTCTGTGCCAATCACATTATCCCCCACACGTATTGTGAGCACATGGCTGTgttgaaaatgtcatgtggggaCACCACACTCAACAGGACGTACGGCTTGGTGGTAACATTTGTAGTCATGGGGTTAGACCTGACGCTCATTGCCCTCTCCTACAGTCTGATCATCAGGGCCATCCTTAAAATCTCCCATAAGGAAGCCCACCAGAAAGCCAtcaacacctgcacagcccacatctgtgtgatgctgaCAACTTATactcccttcctcttctccattCTGACACACAGGTTTGGTCAGGGCATCGCTCCCCATGTTCACATCATCTTGGCCAACGTCTATGTCCTCATCTCCCCCATGCTCAACCCTATCATTTATGGAgtcaaaaccaaagagcttcGTGACAAAGTGGGCAAATGCCCCTGTAGAATATGA